The following is a genomic window from Flavobacterium crassostreae.
ACTATGAAAATTTAGATTAAATTTCTTTTCTTTTTCTCCAATTTTTTAGTACCTGCTCAAACTAATTTGTCAGAAGATAGTATTTCTTCAAAACAAATAAATTATATTTTTGACTGATACAAATATTTTGTTTCAGTCAAAAATATAATTTACGTCATAACTAAAAATAAGGGTTTAGTTGATTTTGATTTTAAAAGGATAAATTTAAAATCATAAAAAAGAATAGTACTATAATTGCAAAAATAATGAATGAATAATTTTTGGTAGTTATGACGACTTATTTTTTGATTATTTTTTTAGTTGTTATATTGCCGTTTACATCAATTAAACTTGCAAAATAAATTCCGTTTTGTAAATTGCCTAAAAATATTTTATTATTTGCAAAATCTACATTTTTTTGTATTCTACCATTTGCATCCAAAATTTTTATTTCTTTTATTTCAATATCGCTATTTACAAATAAATAATCCGATGTTGGATTTGGAAATATAGATATAGATTTCATTTGATTCTCATCAACACTTAAATTTCCATTTGTAATTATTACTACATTATTATCAGATGTATTAAATGCATAACATCCATTTCCGCAAGAAATTATACTTTTAGCTTGACCAAATGCATTTGAAATTGGTAATGAGTCAAATAATAAAAAAGTATTTGGGTTATATCTTTTAAGTGTTATGGCTCCACTGTTTGAATTAGCATAGCAAACTAAATTGGTGTAAGTATCATAAACAACTGGTCCATTTGCATTTGGAAAAACACCATTTACATATGGTAAAGTTGTTGTATCCACAACGCTACCGTTTGTAAAATAGGCATTATTATTATTGTATGTAAAATCTAAAGAAAAGGGGTATCCACTTGGTATACTTCCAGCTGTTGAAACTAAATTTACACCACCAGAATTTACAGCTAATCTATTAAAATTAAAACCCGTAGTTTCATTATTATATCCAAATAATGTAGTGTTATTTTTAAATTCTATTTTATTACTAATTTCTCCGGAACCAAACTTATCAGAAATAGTAGGCCTTTGAACACCATCGTCATAAATTGCTAATCCTGCAAAACGTGGCGAAATGCCTGAATACTTTCGTGTAACTGCTATGGAGTTTGGTTGTCCTGGTATTACTTCAATATCTTCTGCATAATATGGTCCCAAAAAAGAGTCTGCTCCTAATTGAAATTGCAAACTTGCAGATTGAGAGGCAACATCAAATCGCCTAATTTTAGAGGTACTGCTAAACCCACAATAAATATATTGTCCATTATCCGATATTGCTAAAACGGATGGTTCGCTTCCCATAAAAATAGTGTTTTCCAACAAATATGTATTGGGATTTATTACACCAATACTATTTCCATTTGAGCCATTTGAACTCGGAATAGATACATATATTCTATTTGTATTAGAGTCATAAATCAAATCGTTTGTGGTAACTGGAACAGTATGAACTTGCAGTTGAGCATTCATAATTATTGAAGTTCCAAAAAGTAAAAAAAGTAAAAATTGTTTCATATTTATTTAAATTTATAAATTAATCTATTTTATACGTTAAGGGTGTAACTGGTCTATAACTCCTATGTCTTAATCGGTTTGTGGGTTCTAGAAAAGATTATTTTTAGGCGTAACAAATATATAATTAAAAATGCTAATTCTACTAAATATTCAAATTGCTTGAGACGTGTGTTATAGGGCGTAGCAATAGATATAAAAACACTTAGTGACAAAACGTCCCTACCGCTGCGTTAATCCATTTAAGGCCAAAAAAAACGTCTCGGTGCAAACCGAGACGTTTTTAATTATAACCAAAGGGTGCGAACTATTTGGTTTGTTTTTTCATTTCTTTTTCAATCATTTCATAAAACTGATCAATTTTTGGTAAGACCACAATGCGGGTTCTTCTATTACGTGCTTTGTTCTCTGCGCTGTCATTGGCAACTAATGGTACATAAGAACTTCTACCAGCAGCAATAAGTTGTTCTGGTTTTACACCCAACTGGTTGGTCAATACACGGATAATTGCCGTAGAACGTTTTACACTCAAATCCCAGTTATCCAACAAAACTCCGGATCCGTTATAAGGAACGCTATCGGTGTGCCCTTCAACCATGCACTCAAAATCAGGTTTGTCATTCACTACTTTGGCTACTTTTGCCAATACGCCTTTTGCTCTGTCGGACACTTCGTAGCTTCCGGTTTTAAATAATAATTTATCTGCAATAGAGATAAATACCACTCCTTTTTCTACATTAATTTCAATGTCTGGATCGTTCAATCCTACGGCACTTTTTAAACTAGTAACCACCGCAAGCGTTACACTGTCTTTTTTGGTTAGAGCATCTTGCATTCTGCTTATTTTTAAATCTTTCTCTTTGATAGACTCTAAAGCTTTTTCAATGTTTTCGGCCCCTTTTGTAGTCAATACCGTCATGTCTTTTGAGGTACTAATTAAGGTTTGGTTGTGCTCTCTTAATCCTGCAACAGTAGCTGTAAGACCTGCTTTATCTTCCAAACAATTGTTCAGTTTTACTGTGGCAGAGTTTAATAAATCTTGGGTTTCTTTATTTTTTGATTCTAGATCAGCATATTTCTTTTTAGAAACACAAGAACTCAACAGTCCCAATACAGATAAGGCAATTACTATTTTTTTCATAAATTTAATTTAAAGGATTCTACAAAGAGTTTGTTTATGTTAGGTTATGATTTAGCAAAAATCTTGCCACACTTTATATAGTAGGTATAAACGATGCTTTTTGTATGGTAGTATTTTTCTGTTTGTTCACTACCTCTTTTGGAATACATTTTATAAAACATACCATAAAAACTATAGTGTGCTTTTAGAATGGCTATAAAATGAACAAATTGTCTTTTAAAAATAAAATGAATCCCTGCTATTCCATCCAAAACCATGCGGCTAAGGAGTATC
Proteins encoded in this region:
- a CDS encoding OmpA/MotB family protein is translated as MKKIVIALSVLGLLSSCVSKKKYADLESKNKETQDLLNSATVKLNNCLEDKAGLTATVAGLREHNQTLISTSKDMTVLTTKGAENIEKALESIKEKDLKISRMQDALTKKDSVTLAVVTSLKSAVGLNDPDIEINVEKGVVFISIADKLLFKTGSYEVSDRAKGVLAKVAKVVNDKPDFECMVEGHTDSVPYNGSGVLLDNWDLSVKRSTAIIRVLTNQLGVKPEQLIAAGRSSYVPLVANDSAENKARNRRTRIVVLPKIDQFYEMIEKEMKKQTK
- a CDS encoding T9SS type A sorting domain-containing protein codes for the protein MKQFLLFLLFGTSIIMNAQLQVHTVPVTTNDLIYDSNTNRIYVSIPSSNGSNGNSIGVINPNTYLLENTIFMGSEPSVLAISDNGQYIYCGFSSTSKIRRFDVASQSASLQFQLGADSFLGPYYAEDIEVIPGQPNSIAVTRKYSGISPRFAGLAIYDDGVQRPTISDKFGSGEISNKIEFKNNTTLFGYNNETTGFNFNRLAVNSGGVNLVSTAGSIPSGYPFSLDFTYNNNNAYFTNGSVVDTTTLPYVNGVFPNANGPVVYDTYTNLVCYANSNSGAITLKRYNPNTFLLFDSLPISNAFGQAKSIISCGNGCYAFNTSDNNVVIITNGNLSVDENQMKSISIFPNPTSDYLFVNSDIEIKEIKILDANGRIQKNVDFANNKIFLGNLQNGIYFASLIDVNGNITTKKIIKK